One Panicum virgatum strain AP13 chromosome 9K, P.virgatum_v5, whole genome shotgun sequence genomic region harbors:
- the LOC120647352 gene encoding beta-amylase 2, chloroplastic-like, with product MALNLAHQPGAAAAVTAAPAAPRSAVVAAASTVAPSATAPSSAPALQAQTVTVDPAPAQAAADSVKPDLAMVCQALVDGGKPEAEHADVAAEVKSKEGVPVFVMMPLDTVRKDGNSLNRRRAVEASLAALKSAGVEGIMVDVWWGIAEAEGPGQYNFNGYMELMEMARKNGLKVQAVMSFHQCGGNVGDSVTIPLPKWVLEEMDKDQDLAYTDRSGRRNYEYVSLGCDALPVLKGRTPIQCYADFMRAFRDHFATYMGNTIVEIQVGMGPAGELRYPSYPESNGTWCFPGIGEFQCYDRYMLSSLKAAAEAVGKPEWGNAGPSDSGSYKNWPEDTPFFRREGGWNTEYGQFFMSWYSQMLLEHGERILSAATGVFTASPGVKISVKVAGIHWHYGTRSHAAELTAGYYNTRHHDGYQPIARMLGRHGAVLNFTCVEMRDHEQPQDAQCRPEGLVQQVAAAAREAGIGLAGENALPRYDETAHDQVVATAAEKAEEDRMVAFTYLRMGPDLFQPDNWRRFAAFVKRMSGAGKRDMCREQVEREASGVAHATQPLVHEAAVALTN from the exons ATGGCGCTCAACCTCGCGCACcagcccggcgcggcggcggccgtgacggcggcaccggcggcgccgcgctcggCGGTTGTCGCGGCGGCCTCCACCGTGGCGCCGTCCGCGACGGCGCCCTCGTCGGCGCCCGCGCTCCAGGCGCAGACGGTGACGGTGgacccggcgccggcgcaggcggcggcggactcgGTGAAGCCGGACCTCGCCATGGTGTGCCAGGCGCTTGTGGACGGCGGCAAGCCGGAGGCGGAGCACGCGGACGTGGCCGCCGAGGTGAAGAGCAAGGAGGGCGTGCCGGTGTTCGTGATGATGCCGCTCGACACGGTGCGCAAGGACGGCAACAGCCTGAACCGGCGGAGGGCGGTGGAGGCCAGCCTGGCGGCGCTCAAGAGCGCCGGCGTCGAGGGCATCATGGTGGACGTGTGGTGGGGTATCGCCGAGGCCGAGGGCCCCGGCCAGTACAACTTCAACGGCTACATGGAGCTCATGGAGATGGCCAGGAAGAACGGGCTCAAGGTGCAGGCCGTCATGTCCTTCCACCAGTGCGGCGGCAACGTCGGCGACTCAGTCAC CATACCACTTCCGAAATGGGTTTTGGAGGAGATGGACAAGGACCAGGACCTGGCCTACACCGAccggagcgggcggcggaaCTACGAGTACGTCTCGCTGGGGTGCGACGCGCTGCCCGTGCTCAAGGGGCGCACCCCCATCCAGTGCTACGCCGACTTCATGCGCGCCTTCCGCGACCACTTCGCCACCTACATGGGCAACACCATCGTGGAGATCCAGGTCGGCATGGgccccgccggcgagctccgctaCCCGTCCTACCCGGAGAGCAACGGCACCTGGTGCTTCCCGGGCATCGGCGAGTTCCAGTGCTACGACAGG TACATGCTTAGCAGCTTGAAGGCGGCGGCTGAGGCCGTGGGCAAGCCGGAGTGGGGCAACGCCGGGCCGAGCGACTCCGGCAGCTACAAGAACTGGCCCGAGGACACCCCCTTCTTCCGGCGCGAGGGCGGGTGGAACACCGAGTACGGGCAGTTCTTCATGAGCTGGTACTCGCAGATGCTCCTGGAGCACGGCGAGCGCATCCTGTCGGCGGCCACCGGCGTGTTCACGGCCTCCCCGGGCGTCAAGATCTCCGTCAAGGTGGCCGGCATCCACTGGCACTACGGCACCCGCTCCCACGCGGCGGAGCTGACGGCGGGGTACTACAACACCCGGCACCACGACGGGTACCAGCCGATCGCGCGCATGCTGGGGCGCCACGGCGCCGTGCTCAACTTCACGTGCGTGGAGATGCGCGACCACGAGCAGCCGCAGGACGCGCAGTGCCGGCCCGAGGGGCTGGTGCAgcaggtggccgcggcggcgcgggaggccggCATCGGGCTCGCCGGCGAGAACGCGCTGCCCCGCTACGACGAGACGGCGCACGACCAGGTGGTGGCCACGGCGGCCGAGAAGGCCGAGGAGGACCGGATGGTGGCCTTCACCTACCTCCGCATGGGCCCCGACCTGTTCCAGCCCGACAACTGGCGCCGCTTCGCCGCCTTCGTCAAGCGCATGTCCGGCGCCGGCAAGCGGGACATGTGCCGGGAGCAGGTGGAGCGGGAGGCCTCCGGAGTCGCGCACGCCACCCAGCCGCTCGTGCACGAGGCCGCCGTCGCGCTCACCAACTAG
- the LOC120647353 gene encoding 60S ribosomal protein L21-2-like: MPAGHGLRSRTRDLFARPFRKKGYIPLTTYLRTFKIGDYVDVKVNGAVHKGMPHKFYHGRTGRVWNVTKRAIGVEINKQVNGRIISKRIHVRVEHVQPSRCTEEFRLRKAKNDQLKADAKARGEVISTKRQPLGPKPGFMVEGATIETVTPIPYDVVNDLKGGY; this comes from the exons atgccGGCGGGGCACGGGCTGCGGTCGCGGACCCGCGACCTGTTCGCGCGGCCGTTCCGCAAGAAGGGGTACATCCCGCTCACGACCTACCTCCGCACCTTCAAGATCGGCGACTACGTCGACGTCAAGGTGAACGGCGCCGTGCACAAGGGCATGCCGCACAAGTTCTACCACGGCCGCACAGGGCGCGTCTGGAACGTCACAAAGCGCGCCATCGGCGTCGAGATCAACAAGCAG GTTAATGGCCGCATCATCAGCAAGCGGATCCATGTCCGTGTGGAGCATGTGCAGCCATCACGTTGCACGGAAGAGTTCCGCCTGCGGAAAGCCAAGAACGACCAGCTCAAGGCTGATGCCAAGGCCCGTGGTGAGGTGATCAGCACCAAGAGGCAGCCCTTGGGTCCGAAGCCTGGCTTCATGGTCGAGGGTGCTACAATTGAGACAGTCACTCCTATTCCATATGATGTGGTCAATGACCTCAAGGGTGGTTACTAG